In Terriglobia bacterium, the following proteins share a genomic window:
- a CDS encoding IS1595 family transposase, translating to MRELRTLQQAIVFFSDPKHCLDYLADMRWPDGIVICPTCGADDVSFIETRQMFQCKNKHPRKQFSIKVGTIMEDSPVGLDKWLLAMWMVTNCKNGVSSYEIHRAIGVTQKSAWFMNHRIRLAMQGDVVPEMGGEGETVEIDETYIGGLARNMHKDKRLKKFQEGALTGGAGKTAVFGLLERNTVTGKSKVHARVIPQQWKSEALEIIRETIKQGSNVYTDEHGTYRHLREEGFYHAFVAHAEKYVDGAVHTNGIENFWSLLKRGIKGTYVSVEPFHMFRYLDEQAFRFNERFGNDGERFEAVVKQIVNKRLTFDQLTGKQESQTAGF from the coding sequence ATGCGAGAACTCAGAACACTTCAACAGGCGATTGTCTTCTTTTCTGACCCCAAACACTGCCTTGATTATCTCGCCGATATGCGTTGGCCTGATGGCATTGTGATTTGCCCAACCTGCGGAGCAGATGACGTCAGCTTTATCGAAACACGCCAAATGTTTCAGTGCAAAAATAAGCATCCACGCAAGCAGTTTTCCATCAAGGTCGGCACGATCATGGAAGACTCGCCGGTTGGCTTGGATAAGTGGCTTCTTGCGATGTGGATGGTCACCAACTGTAAGAATGGCGTTTCCTCTTACGAGATTCACCGGGCGATTGGAGTAACACAGAAATCCGCATGGTTCATGAATCATCGCATCCGACTGGCGATGCAGGGTGACGTTGTACCTGAAATGGGCGGCGAAGGGGAAACCGTAGAGATTGACGAAACCTATATCGGTGGACTCGCCCGCAACATGCACAAGGATAAGCGCCTTAAAAAGTTCCAGGAAGGCGCTCTCACGGGCGGTGCGGGAAAAACTGCGGTTTTTGGTTTGCTCGAACGGAACACCGTTACTGGCAAAAGCAAAGTCCATGCGCGAGTCATACCCCAGCAATGGAAGAGCGAAGCGCTGGAGATCATTCGCGAAACCATAAAGCAGGGCTCTAATGTTTATACCGATGAGCACGGCACATATCGCCATCTTCGCGAGGAAGGTTTCTATCATGCCTTCGTGGCACATGCCGAAAAGTACGTTGACGGCGCCGTCCACACAAACGGCATCGAGAATTTCTGGAGTCTCTTGAAGCGCGGTATCAAGGGCACCTATGTTTCCGTTGAACCCTTCCATATGTTCCGTTACTTGGATGAGCAAGCCTTTCGATTTAACGAACGTTTCGGCAATGACGGTGAACGCTTTGAAGCCGTCGTGAAGCAAATCGTCAACAAGCGACTTACCTTCGATCAATTGACAGGTAAGCAGGAGTCTCAAACGGCGGGGTTCTAG